The following proteins are co-located in the Vigna angularis cultivar LongXiaoDou No.4 chromosome 2, ASM1680809v1, whole genome shotgun sequence genome:
- the LOC108327494 gene encoding spore wall protein 2-like, with amino-acid sequence MGYRNVKELWYSLGRVLEDRLELLSDDIGAMHIVSIALLNGKAHLFVVHMVSEPDYINMLQYDVGEEGEDGEDGEGEGKLSEEVEEQCGEDGEGEGGEDGEVGEDGEGGDDDEVGDVGHDGDETADGLFGEVAEVGQDGEVGDVAKLGEEGEGGDVAELGEEGEGGDVAELGEKGEGGDVAEVGEKGEGGDDGE; translated from the coding sequence ATGGGATATAGAAATGTTAAGGAGTTGTGGTATTCCCTGGGTCGTGTATTAGAAGATAGGTTGGAATTGTTAAGTGATGACATAGGAGCAATGCATATCGTGAGCATTGCGTTATTGAATGGTAAAGCTCATTTGTTTGTGGTTCACATGGTGTCCGAACCtgattatattaatatgttgCAATATGATGTTGGTGAAGAAGGTGAGGATGGTGAAGATGGTGAAGGTGAAGGTAAACTTAGTGAAGAGGTTGAAGAACAATGTGGTGAGGATGGTGAAGGTGAAGGTGGTGAAGATGgtgaagttggagaagatggtgaaggtggtgatgatgatgaagttGGAGATGTTGGTCATGATGGTGATGAGACAGCAGATGGTTTATTTGGAGAAGTTGCTGAAGTTGGACAAGATGGTGAAGTTGGAGATGTTGCTAAACTTGGAGAAGAGGGTGAAGGTGGAGATGTTGCTGAACTTGGAGAAGAGGGTGAAGGTGGAGATGTTGCTGAACTAGGAGAAAAGGGTGAAGGTGGTGATGTTGCTGAAGTTGGAGAAAAGGGTGAAGGTGGTGATGATGGTGAATAA